From Ananas comosus cultivar F153 linkage group 8, ASM154086v1, whole genome shotgun sequence, one genomic window encodes:
- the LOC109714394 gene encoding CAAX prenyl protease 1 homolog yields the protein MALPYLEAVLGFMILMYIFETYLNIRQHAALKLPTLPKPLEGVVSQEKFEKSRAYSLDRSRFRFIHEAVTILMDTAILYFGILPWFWKKSGEFVAYAGLNVENEIIHTLSFLAGVMIWSQITDLPFSLYSNFVIESRHGFNKQTLGLFIRDIIKGIGLSIILGPPIVSAIIYIVQKGGPYLAIYLWGFMFVLSILMMTLYPILIAPLFNKFTPLPEGELREKIEKLAASLKFPLKKLFVVDGSTRSSHSNAYMYGFFNNKRIVLYDTLVQQCKNTEEIVAVIAHELGHWKLNHTMYSFIAVQILSFLQFGGYTLVRNSKDLFRSFGFDTQPVLIGLIIFQHTVIPVQHLVSFGLNLVSRAFEFQADAFAKKLGYSAPLRAALVTLQEENLSAMNTDPWYSAYHYSHPPLVERLAALDEPGSKKED from the exons gttTTATGATATTGATGTACATTTTTGAGACCTATCTCAACATTCGGCAGCATGCAGCTCTAAAGCTGCCTACACTACCAAAACCATTAGAAGGAGTGGTTAGTCAAGAAAAGTTTGAGAAGTCTAGAGCTTATTCCCTTGATAGAAG CCGCTTCCGTTTCATTCATGAAGCTGTGACTATATTGATGGATACTGCAATATTATATTTTGGAATACTACCTTGGTTTTGGAAG aaATCTGGAGAGTTTGTTGCATATGCTGGCCTGAATGTGGAGAATGAGATTATTCACACACTTTCATTTTTAGCTGGTGTTATGATATGGTCACAG ATTACGGACTTGCCATTCTctctatattcaaattttgttatCGAGTCCCGCCATGGTTTTAACAAA CAAACCTTAGGGCTTTTCATAAGAGACATTATCAAAGGGATAGGTCTGTCCATCATACTTGGGCCACCTATTGTGTCTGCAATTATCTATATAGTCCAG AAAGGAGGACCTTACTTAGCAATATACCTATGGGGTTTTATGTTTGTGTTGTCCATTCTAATGATGACGCTTTATCCCATCCTAATCGCTCCTCTATTCAATAAGTTCACTCCT CTTCCCGAAGGAGAACTTCGagagaaaatagaaaaactaGCAGCCTCTCTAAAGTTTCCTCTAAAAAAGCTATTTGTGGTTGATGGATCTACAAGGTCAAGCCATAGTAAT GCATATATGTATGGGTTCTTCAACAACAAAAGGATTGTTCTTTATGACACGTTGGTTCAACAG TGCAAAAATACGGAAGAAATTGTTGCAGTTATTGCCCATGAACTTGGACACTGGAAACTCAACCACACGATGTACTCCTTCATTGCTGTCCAG ATTCTCTCATTTCTGCAATTTGGAGGGTATACTCTTGTAAGGAACTCAAAGGATCTCTTTCGGAGTTTTGGTTTTGACACTCAACCAGTGCTTATAGGCCTCATCATTTTTCAG CATACTGTTATTCCTGTACAACATCTTGTTAGCTTTGGTCTCAACCTTGTTAGTAGGGCCTTTGAGTTTCAG GCTGATGCTTTTGCCAAGAAACTAGGTTATTCTGCACCACTTCGAGCAGCTCTTGTGACGCTTCAG GAAGAGAACCTGTCGGCAATGAACACGGATCCATGGTATTCGGCTTATCACTATTCCCATCCCCCTCTAGTCGAAAGACTCGCAGCTCTTGACGAGCCTGGAAGCAAGAAAGAAGATTAA
- the LOC109714621 gene encoding pentatricopeptide repeat-containing protein At1g06140, mitochondrial-like, with amino-acid sequence MIQILSACLHLPLHRPLHHRTPTNTNGASPSTIQLLRSSASQRDAILASSLHAALLKSGLRSDLFVANALLDAYLKNGLLSYAAHLFDEMPQRDVASWTSLISGLARCNAANAAVFAFLDMLGTDDEVRPNEFTVSALLQACGHIKDVKLGTMAHAYIVKNGFFSDSFVANSLIDMYAKIGSAASAEKLVRRLRCRGVVSWTAALSGCVLNGMFEKALELFTMMLKDGILPNTVTMLSIIQACSLLREPSFLRWVHAWATKLELDRNDLIANSLVEMYAKNEFLEEGVKVFYMSYLFDGKVCSDASVVAAIVHGCSLSGSLKHVKEIHGYLTKAGFFPCTVIENSVMGAYAKHGRVDDVHLVFERMVQRDTVSWNTVISCFVKNDRAGDALEFLGLFHKLTQIGLRPDFVTILSSIQACSEVASLQQGQVLHSYVIKSGFDVDVYVCNALIDMYAKSGRIDFAELMFREIGFGFKDISSWNSMIAAYGIHGDGSSAMRVFDRLKNEGNHSPNAVTFACVISACGHAGFTEEGYECFKSMKRDYGIEPRTEHYASMVDLFGRSGKLREAVEFIKDMPIQPGPSVWGALLGACGLHWNIDIAEKAAKELAVLEPESDIWKVSLSNVYASVGKWGDWAKVRASMKSKGLRKEAGWSSVEVRGMERYRFTVADTRHRESERIYEVWRSINKHIADAAAADAYLWN; translated from the coding sequence ATGATTCAAATTCTCTCCGCGTGTCTTCACCTCCCACTTCATCGTCCTCTCCATCATCGTACTCCTACCAACACCAATGGCGCCTCCCCCTCCACCATCCAACTCCTCCGCTCCTCCGCGTCGCAAAGGGACGCGATCCTCGCCTCCTCCCTCCACGCCGCGCTCCTCAAATCCGGGCTCCGCTCCGACCTCTTCGTCGCCAACGCCCTCCTCGACGCGTACCTCAAAAATGGCCTCCTCTCCTACGCCGCgcacctgttcgacgaaatgccccaGAGAGACGTCGCCTCCTGGACGTCCCTCATCTCCGGCCTCGCACGCTGCAACGCCGCAAACGCCGCCGTTTTCGCCTTCTTGGATATGTTGGGCACGGACGACGAAGTTCGTCCGAACGAGTTCACCGTCTCCGCTCTTCTCCAGGCTTGTGGGCACATAAAGGATGTGAAGCTCGGAACAATGGCGCACGCATACATTGTTAAAAATGGGTTCTTTTCCGATTCGTTTGTCGCTAACTCTTTGATCGATATGTACGCGAAGATCGGGTCTGCGGCGAGTGCCGAGAAACTTGTTCGTAGGCTGCGTTGCAGGGGCGTGGTTTCATGGACTGCGGCGCTTTCGGGGTGCGTCTTGAATGGGATGTTCGAGAAGGCCTTGGAGCTCTTCACAATGATGTTGAAAGATGGCATTTTGCCGAACACCGTCACGATGCTGAGCATTATCCAGGCTTGCTCGCTGTTGCGCGAGCCGAGTTTTCTCCGCTGGGTTCATGCTTGGGCTACAAAGCTAGAGCTTGACCGCAACGATTTGATAGCGAATTCTCTTGTCGAGATGTACGCAAAAAACGAATTTCTTGAAGAAGGTGTGAAGGTCTTTTACATGTCCTATTTGTTCGACGGGAAAGTGTGCTCGGACGCTAGCGTTGTTGCAGCGATTGTTCATGGTTGTAGCCTTTCGGGTTCGTTGAAGCATGTAAAAGAGATCCATGGGTACTTAACTAAGGCCGGTTTCTTCCCGTGCACCGTAATAGAGAACTCTGTAATGGGCGCGTATGCGAAACATGGTCGAGTAGATGATGTGCATCTGGTGTTCGAAAGGATGGTTCAACGAGATACTGTATCTTGGAACACCGTGATCTCGTGTTTTGTAAAGAACGACCGAGCTGGTGATGCACTAGAATTTCTTGGATTGTTCCATAAATTGACCCAAATTGGGTTGCGGCCGGATTTCGTTACAATTTTGAGCTCAATACAAGCATGCTCTGAAGTTGCATCACTGCAGCAAGGCCAAGTACTCCACAGTTATGTCATCAAATCAGGATTCGACGTCGATGTTTACGTATGCAATGCGCTCATCGACATGTATGCTAAGTCGGGCAGGATAGATTTTGCAGAGCTAATGTTTAGGGAGATTGGATTCGGCTTTAAGGATATCTCCTCTTGGAATTCGATGATCGCAGCATACGGAATTCACGGAGATGGTAGTTCCGCTATGAGGGTTTTCGACAGGCTAAAGAACGAAGGAAACCACTCACCAAATGCTGTAACTTTTGCTTGTGTTATTTCTGCGTGCGGTCACGCGGGTTTTACTGAAGAGGGCTATGAATGCTTCAAGAGCATGAAGAGGGATTATGGAATCGAGCCTCGTACGGAGCATTACGCATCAATGGTGGATCTTTTTGGGAGATCAGGAAAGCTCAGAGAGGCCGTGGAATTCATCAAAGATATGCCCATTCAACCTGGGCCTtctgtgtggggagcacttttggGTGCTTGTGGGCTTCATTGGAACATCGACATTGCCGAAAAAGCTGCAAAGGAGCTCGCCGTTTTAGAGCCCGAAAGCGATATATGGAAGGTGAGTTTGTCGAATGTTTACGCATCTGTTGGAAAATGGGGGGATTGGGCAAAAGTTAGGGCTTCGATGAAGAGCAAAGGATTGAGAAAGGAAGCAGGGTGGAGTTCTGTGGAGGTAAGAGGGATGGAGAGGTATCGGTTTACGGTCGCAGATACGAGGCATCGGGAAAGTGAGAGAATATATGAAGTTTGGAGAAGTATCAACAAGCACATTGcagatgctgctgctgctgatgcatATTTGTGGAATTAG